The Streptomyces sp. NBC_01463 DNA window GACTTCCCCGGTGAAGATGTCTCCATTGCTCATGGCGCTCCCAGTGGTTGTCCGGCGGGTTTCGCCGGGCGCTTCCATGGCTACGGAGGCCGGGAGCAGGCAGGAGCCGTGCCCCGCCCGGCGACCGTGACGAGCGTGGGACCAGCCGGCCGCCGTGTGTGGGAGGACGGCATCGGCTGGGAATGGAGTGTTCACCGCGCTTGATGGGTCGTCAAGGACGCGGACAACAAACGCTGTTGACGGCACGTGCCGGTGACGGATGCCGCTTCAGCGCACCGCCACGACGGCGGAACCGTGACCGAACAGCCCCTGGTTCGCCGTGATCCCGGCCCGCGCTCCCGGAACCTGCCGTTCCCCCGCCGCGCCCCGCAACTGCCAGGTCAGCTCGCAGACCTGGGCGATGGCCTGGGCCGGCACCGCCTCGCCGAAGGAGGCGAGACCGCCGCTCGGGTTCACCGGAATACGTCCGCCGAGCGCCGTGGCCCCGGAGCGGACGAGACCCGCTCCCTCGCCGGGCGGGCACAGCCCGATGTCCTCATACCACTCCAGCTCCAGTGCGGTGGACAGGTCGTACACCTCCGCGAGCGACAGGTCCCCGGGACCGATGCCCGCCTCCTCGTACGCCGCCTGCGCGATCGAGGCGCGGAAGCTCAGGGGCGAGGACTGTGCGGCGACGGCCGAGTCGGTCGCGATGTCCGGCAGGTCCAGCACGGCCTTGGGGTAGGTGGGCGTCACGGTAGAAACGGCGCGGATACGGACCGGGTCCGCGGTCCCGTGCCGCCGGGCGAAATCCATGCTGGACAGGACGAGGGCCGCCGCGCCGTCGGAGGTGGCGCAGATGTCCAGCAGACGCAGCGGATCGGCCACCACCGCGGAGGCGGCGACCTGCTCGGCGGTCACCGGGGCCCGGTAGCGGGCGTTGGGATTCAGCGCGCCGGCCGCCGCGTTCTTCACCTTGACCAGCGCGAAGTCCTCAGGAGTGTCCCCGTGCAGGGCCATCCGGCGGCGGGCGTACAGCCCGAAGTACGCGGGGTTCGTCGCACCGAGCACGCGGAACCGCAGCCAGTCCGGATCGTCGGGCCGGTCGCCGCCCGCCGGGGCGAAGAACCCCTTGGGCGCCGCGTCCGCACCCACCACGAGCACCACGTCCGCCATGCCGGCCAGGATCTGCGCCCTGGCGGTGTTGACGGCCTGGGCCCCCGACGCGCAGGCCGCGTACACACTCGTCACGCGGGCGCCCTGCCAGCCCAGCGCCTGCGCGAATGTCGCCCCGGCCACATAGCCCGGATAGCCGCCGCGCACGGTGTCCGCCCCGACGACGGACTGCACGTGCTGCCACTCGACGCCCGCGTCCGCGAGCGCGTTACGGGCCGCCACGGTGCCGTAGTCGACGAAACTGCGGCCCCACTTGCCCCAGGGGTGCATTCCGGCCCCGAGGACGGCCACGTCCCCGCTCATGCCGCACCCTCCCCGGAACCGTCGGGCACCGGCCGCCAGTGCCAGGTGGTCCGGACCGTGCCGTCGTCGTCACCGGGGCCCGTGTCCAGGACACCCGGCACGGCCTCGACCGTCATCCCGACCGCGAGATCTCCGACGCCGACGCCGGGTGCCGCCTGGCCGAGCACGACCATCCGCTCGGCCGCCAGCTCCACGGCCACCAGCGTGTACGGCTGCCAGGGCACCCCGGGATCCGAGAGGTAGGGGGCGGGTGGCCGGTAACGCCCGTCGGTGTACGACCACACCGTGCCGCGCCGGGACAGCGGCACCTCGGCCAGCTCTTCGCCGGCACAGGCCGGATTGCGGCAGAAACCCTTGTGGGGCGGGAAGAAGACCGATGAGCAGAGCGGGCAGCGGGTGCCCAGCAGCCGGAACTCCTCCTCCGGACCGTCCTCGGTGAACCACCCGGCCACCACTGGTATGCGCTTGCGCGGCAAAGCCCCTCCCGGCACTGGATCTGACGGAACGTCAGAAGTGTGCCACGGTCAGCTGTTGTCGGCGAGCCACTTGGCAGCGGTCTCCGCGAGCTCGTGGTCGCGGCCGGCCAGCATCATCCCGATCATCTGCGCGTCCCCGCGCAGTGACCAGGCGGGATGACCGAACGTGGCGGGGTTGTTCTTCTCGATCAGGAAGTGGGCGGGCCAGGCGGTCCCGTATCCGATCAGCGGCAGCGCCGCCAGGTACCGCCCGCGGCCGCGCGCCAGGCCGTAGGCGGCGATCGTGAGACCGGTCAGGGTGCCGGTCAGATGGACCCAGCGGGTCGCGGCCCGGGAGTGCATCGCGACGTAGTAGGGCCAGAACTCTTCGTACGAATCGAACGTCTGCTGTGACATACCGGCACCGTAATGGCTGGGGCGGCAACCGGATACGGCCGATCCGCGTCCGAGAAGAAGAACGGGCGGCTGGAATCCACGGGGGTGGTCCCAGCCGCCCGCTCTTCCTTGTCGGAGGCGGGCCCTATCGGTGACCGGCGACGGACCTGCTGGCCACCGGGAAGTCGAAGTAGGTGTCCGGGAACAGCTCCGGCTTGAAGGTGTAGTGCCACCACTCCTCGGCCAGGTTCACGAATCCGGCGTCGGTCAGGGTCTTCTTGAGGAACTGGCGGTTGGCGCGCTGGACGCCCTGGACCCGCGGGTCGTCCGTGTGCGAGAGCGTGTCGAAGCAGTCGAAGCCGGTGCCCATGTCCACCGAGTTGTCAGGGAAGCGATCGGCCTGCGGCGCGTAGCACGGCACCAGTTCCTCGCCCGGCCGGTACGGCCTGGTCGGCAGGGCCGGCAGCCGCACCAGCGTCAGGTCGACGGTGCTGCCCCGGCTGTGGCCGGACTTCTCCGCGATGTAACCGTCCGCGAACAGCCGGGTCTTGTCGACCTGCGGATAGAACTCGCCCTTCATGGTCTCGTCGTCGAGATCCTTCGCCCACCGCACGAAGTGGTCGACGGCCCGCTGCGGCCGGTAACAGTCGTACACCTTGAGCGAATAGCCCTGGCGCAGCAGCCGGAGCTGGGCGCGGTGCAGGGCCTCGGCGGCCGGCCGGGTCAGGATGCAGAGGGACTGGCGGTACCCGTCCACCGGTGTGCCCATGAAGTCGTGCCCGGTGGGGTAGCGCATCTCCTGGATGATCGTGGGATCCACCGAGCGCAACGCGACGAACTCCCGGGGAGCTTTCGGCTCGGGCTTCGCCTGCGCCACCGGGGCGGCGGCGGTGACGGCGAGCAGCGTGGCGGCGGTGGCGGCCAGGACACGGAAAGCGGAAGCAATACCTGTCATGAGCACATCGTCCATCAGGCGGGCCGTCCCGGGTGGCCGATCGGATACAGTCCGCGCGTGTCCGCGGCAACGCGGAACCCCGAAACCGGAGGAGCCCGTGAAGCACTCCCACTGCGGCAGCTGCGGAACCCCGTACGCCTCACTCGCGTCCCCGGACGCCTGGCCCCGCACCTGCACCGCCTGCGGCGACACCGCCTACCGCAACCCCCTCCCGGTCGCCGTCGCCCTGCTCCCCGTCACCGGTCCCGACGGCACCGGACTCGTCGTCATCACCCGCACCATCGAACCGAGCCTCGGCGGCACCGCCCTCCCCGGCGGATTCATCGACCACGCCGAGGACTGGAGGCACGCGGTCGTCCGCGAGCTCCGCGAGGAGACCGGGATCGAGGCCCAACGGGACGACGTCCGCCTCGCCGACGCCCTCAGCGACCCGGACGGACACCTGCTCCTGTTCGGGCTGCTCCCCGAACGCCCGGCCGCCGCCCTCCCGCCGTCCGCACCCACCGACGAGACCTCCGGGTACGCGGTCCTCCACGCCCCCGCCCCCCTCGCCTTCCCCCTCCACACCGAGGCGGTCCGCTCCTGGTTCGCGGGCCGCTACCGCTGACCGCGGCCCCGCTCAGACCCCGCGCACCCGGACCGGACAGTCCACCAGCCCCTCCTCACCGTCCCGTTCCACCACGACCCGCCCGTCCGCGAACCGGCTCGTGTACCGCTCGACCACCGACGGCTCCCAGCCGTCACCCGCGTCACGGACCACCGAGCCGCCCCCGCCGCGCCCCGCAGCCGGAGCCCACACCTCCAGCTCCAGCCCGCCGTCCGCGCCCCGCACCGGAATCACGGCACCGGCCCGCGCCAGCACCGGCACCCGCGACAGCGGCGCGTCGACCATCACCTGACCCGGACCCTCGTACACCGCACCGCTCACCGTGTCGTACCAGCGCCCCGGCGGCAGCCGCACCGCCCGCTGCCCGGCCCCCGGCGTCAGCACCGGCGCCACCAGCAGCGCGTCCCCCAGCAGGAACGCGTCCTCGCACTCCCGGAGCGCCCGGTCACCAGGAGCCGCCCACCACAGCGGGCGCACATAGGGGGAACCGGTCAGCCGGGCCAGCTGCGCCAGCGTCACCCAGTACGGACGCAGCCGCTCCCGCTCCACCAGGACCTCCCGCGCCGCGTCGAGCACCGCCGGACCGAACTCCCACGGCTCCCGGCGCCCCGCGTCGATCGCCGCATGCGTGCGGAACAGCGGAAGATACGCCCCCAGCTGGAACCACCGCAGATACAGCTCGGGCGACGGCGACCCGTCGAACCCGCCCACATCCGGCCCCGAGTACGGCACCCCGCACAGCCCGAGACCCAGCACCAGCGCCAGCGAGGCCCGCAGCCCCGGCCAGCCGGTCGCCACATCGCCGGACCAGGTGCCGCCGTACCGCTGCATCCCGGCCCAGCCCGAGCGCGAGAACAGGAACGGCCGCTCGTCAGGCCGCAGCCGGCGCAGCCCCTCATAACCCGCGCGCGCCATCGCGAGCCCGTACACGTTGTGGGCCTCGCGGTGATCACCACCGCGCCCCTCGAGGCAGTGCCGCGCGGAGAGGGGCAGCGTCGGGTCACCGAACGCCGCGAACGACACCGGCTCGTTCATGTCGTGCCAGACACCGGAGAAGCCCTGCGCCAGCCGCTCCTCGTACAGCCCGCCCCACCACGTACGCACCCGCGGATCGGTGAAGTCCGGATACACGCACTCACCCGGCCACACCTCCCCGCGCACGGTCCGCCCCCGGGCGTCCCGGACGAACGCCCCCGAAGCCCCCGCCGCCGCACCCGTGTCGAACACCGCGTCGCCCGGCACCGCCGCCACCGCCGGGTCCACGATCGACACCAGCCGCACCCCGTCCTCGCGCAACTCCTTGGCCAGCCCCGGCAGATCGGGGAAGCGCTCACGGTCCACGGTGAACACCCGGTGCGCGTCGTAGTGGTCGATGTCCAGATGGAGGACCGAGAGCGGCAGCCCCCGCTCCCGGTACCCCGCCACGATCCGCCGCACCTCCTGCTCGCTCCCGAAGCCCCACCTGGCATGCTGCGGACCCAGCGCCCACGACGGCGGCAGCGCCGGGGCGCCCGTCAGCGCCGACCACCCCTGCAGCACCCGGGCCGGCGTACCCGCCACCACCCAGCAGCGCAGCGGCCCCCCGTCCATCCGCACCTCGGACGTCCCCGGCCGGTCATGCCCGGAGCCCGCCCCCTCCTCGCCCTCGCACAACGTCACCCGGCCCGCCCACGGGTTGTCGTGGAACGCCAGATGCGTTCCCGCGTCGGAGACCACCATCTGCACCGGCATCGTCAGATACAGCGGATCGTCCTCCGGCCCGAACCGCCCGCCCGGATCCGTGTTCCACAGCCGGTACACCCCGTCCCTGAGCCGGGGACCCGCGGCCCGCCCGCCCAGCCCGAAGAAGCGCGCGTCCGCGGGAACCTCGGACCGCTGGACCCACCGCGCCGGCCCGCCGGCCACCGGCTCCCACCACCGGGGCGGAAGCTCCCGCCGGAGCAGCACCCCGCCCGGCGTCCGCAGCTCCACCGCCCCGTGCCGCGACACCACCACCGTCAGCCGCTCCGACACCACCTGCCAGCCGCCGTCCTTGTCCGGCTCCAGCACGGCCCGCGGATCCGCGTCGGGAGCAGCCCCCGGCAGCGCGTACGAAGGCAGCGGCTCAGCACCGTCCCACCCCCAGAAGACCGCACCGCCCACCGCCACACGGATGCGCAGCTCCGAACGGGCGAACCTCACCACCCCGCCCCCCGGCCCCGGCTCCGCCGCCACCACGGCCCCCGGGACCCGGGCCCGTTCCGGACCGCGCACGGGCAGCGCCCGCGCATCCGCCCGCACCCGCCGCCACGCCGAGCGCACCGTACGCAGCCCCTGCTTCGAACCGACCAATCTCACCGAGCGCACCAGGTCACGACCGTCCATGCGGCTCACCCTGCCACCCGGCGATCCGCGAACGGGTTCTGTTCAACTTCCGTTCACCCATGGCCCGGCGGGGAACGCACCCGGCGGAGGTGTGGCCGGACCACACAGAGGGACACGCGCCCATGGGCGGGCAACCCTGGTGCGAAAGACGATCACATGGCATCGTCCGTGAAAGCCGCCTCACGCGCACACCCCAGCCCGTGCGCGCGACTCACGCACACACCGCGTACCCGTACAGCCAGGGAGCCGCCCCATGACCTCAGCAGCCGACGAAGCCCCCCTGTGGCAGCCCGGCCCCGACCGCATCGCGGCCGCCGCCGTCACCCGCTTCCAGAGCTGGGCGGCCGAACGCCACGGAGCACCGGCCGAGGGCGGCTACGCGAGCCTGCACCGGTGGTCCGTCGGCCACCTCGACACCTTCTGGCAGGCCGTCGCCGAATGGTTCGACGTACGGTTCTCCACCCCGTACGAAACCGTCATCGGCGACCGCACGATGCCCGGCGCCCAGTGGTTCCCCGGTGCCACCCTCAACTACGCCGAACACGCGCTGCGCACCGCCGAGGACCCGCTGCGCGCCGACGCCCCCGCGCTGCTCCACGTCGACGAGACCCACACCCAGGTCCCCCTCTCCTGGTCCGCGCTGCGCCGCCAGGTCGGCTCCCTCGCCGCCGAACTCCGCGCCCTGGGCGTCACCCCCGGCGACCGCGTCAGCGGCTACCTCCCCAACATCCCGCAGGCGGTCGTCGCCTTCCTCGCCACCGCCGCCGTCGGAGGCGTCTGGACCTCCTGCGCCCCCGACTTCGGCGCCCGCAGCGTCCTCGACCGCTTCCAGCAGGTCGAACCCGTCGTCCTGTTCACCGTCGACGGATACCGCTACGGCGGCAAGGAACACCACCGCGCGGACACCGTCGCCGAGCTGCGCCGCGAACTGCCCACGCTGCGCGCCGTCGTCCACATCCCGCTGCTCGGCACCGACGCCCCCGAAGGCGCCCTCGACTGGTCGGCCCTCACCGCCGCCGACACCGAGCCGGTCTTCGAGCAGGTCCCCTTCGACCACCCGCTGTGGGTCCTCTACTCCTCGGGCACGACCGGCCTCCCCAAGGCCATCGTCCAGTCCCAGGGCGGCATCCTGCTCGAACACTTCAAGCAGATCGGCCTTCACTGCGACCTCGGACCGGAGGACCGCTTCTTCTGGTACACCTCCACCGGCTGGATGATGTGGAACTTCCTCGTCTCCGGCCTCCTCACCGGCACCACCCTCGTGCTGTACGACGGAAGCCCCGGCCACCCGGACGTCAGCGCCCAGTGGCGCGTCGCCGAACAGACCGGCGCCACCCTCTTCGGCACCTCCGCCGCCTACGTCATGGCCTGCCGCAAGGCCGGCATCCACCCGGGCCGCGACTTCGACCTCTCCCGCATCCAGTGCGTCGCCACCACCGGCTCCCCGCTCCCGCCCGACGGCTTCCGCTGGCTGCACGACGAGGTGGCCGACGACCTGTGGATCGCCTCCGTCAGCGGCGGCACCGACGTCTGCAGCTGCTTCGCCGGCGCAGTCCCCACCCTCCCCGTCCACATCGGCGAGCTGCAGGCCGCGTGCCTCGGTACGGATCTCCAGTCCTGGGACCCCGCGGGCCGGCCGCTGACCGGCGAGGTCGGCGAACTCGTCGTCACCCAGCCCATGCCGTCCATGCCGATCCGCTTCTGGAACGACCCCGACGGCAGCCGCTACCGCGACAGCTACTTCGAGATGTACCCGGGCACCTGGCGGCACGGGGACTGGATCACGATCACCGACCGCGGATCCGTCGTCATCCACGGCCGCTCCGACTCCACCCTCAACCGGCAGGGCGTCCGCATGGGCTCCGCCGACATCTACGAAGCCGTGGAGCGCCTCCCCGAGATCCGCGAGTCCCTCGTCATCGGCCTGGAGGAACCCGAAGGCGGCTACTGGATGCCGCTGTTCGTCCACCTCGCCGACGGCGCCGTCCTCGACGACGCCCTGCGCGACAGCATCAAGCGGACCATCCGCGAGAACCTCTCGCCCCGCCACGTGCCGGACGAGGTCATCGAGGTCCCCGGCATCCCGCACACCCTCACCGGCAAACGCATCGAGGTTCCGGTCAAACGCCTCCTCCAGGGAACGGCCCTGGCCAAGGCCGTCAACCCCGGCTCGATCGACAACCTGGAACTCCTCCACTTCTACGAGGAACTGGCCCGCAAGCGCCGCTGACCGACGCGTTGTCAGTGCCGGTGATTACTCTGAGTGAGCAATGATCGACAGCGCACTGGGGGAGTCATGGCGCAGACCAGGAACAGGCGGACCACCGTCCGCGGCCGGACCGGCACCACGATGCGACGCACGCTGCGCCGCGAAGCACCGAGCACCATCGGCCTCCTGACCGATGAACAGGACTTCGCGGCGATGCGGCGCTACCGCACCTTCACCTTCGACGACCACTCCGTCTACCTGCAGCAGGTGGAAGGCCTGCTCAAGGCATTCGCCGCACAGGGCATGCACACGACGGTCGCCCTCTTCGACCCGGAGGAGTACGCGGAGTACTGCGCGGAGTCGGGCATCGCCCCCGACAGCCCCGCCGGCCGCAGCCGGTTCACCGCGGAGATCGCGTCCTGCGGCGCCACCGTCGCCTACACCGGACAACCCATCGACACCCTGATCCCGCTCCTGGTCGCCCGGTCGGTACGGCGGGCCACTTGGGAGTACGCCACGATGCTCCTGGCCGGGCTCGGGGAGTGCGCCGACTGCGGACAGGACATCGGGCGCGCGGCCTTCGACCGGGCCTCACACCTCCTGCTGCGCACCCTGGAGGCAGCAGGCCCCGGCACGCACCACCTGGTCTGCAGCACCCCCACGGAGAACGAGCAGCTGCTCGCCGCCCTGCACACCGAGCGCGGCGCCGGCGGACCGGCGCAGCTCGACTCGGCGGAAGGCGCCGAGTTCGTGACCGTGCTGGCCGTCGGCATCGCGCTGGAAAGCCATGGGGGAGTCGTGCTGCGGACAAGCGCCCCGGGAACGCCGGACCGCGTCCACGGCTGGCGCCTGACGGCCGGCGTTCTCGCCCCGCTCACCGCGGGCGAGGTCTTCAGCGCCTACTGCACCGACGCCGACACCGGCGAGCCCGTCTCCCCGGAGTCAGGCGTCGAATACTGCGCGGGCTTCGATATCGGCGCGGACGAACCGGAGACGCACCACTGACAGCCGGAAGGGGCTCCCCGCCACGATCGGCGGGAAGCCCCTTCTCACGCAACGCCCGGACCGTGCAGGCCCTGCGCGCATGCCCTACTCGCCCGACAGCACCGCCTGCGCGGCGACCCGCGCCTCTTCGGCGGAGTCCGCCGCACGCGCGGCCGACGCGGCCCGCTCGCACTGGGCGAGCGTGTACTTCGCCAGCGTGGCGCGTACATAAGGAATGGACGCGGCACCCATCGACAACGACGTCACGCCCAGACCCGTCAGGACACAGGCGAGCAGCGGATCGGAGGCAGCCTCACCACAGACACCACAGCTCTTGCCCTCGGCCTTGGCGGCGTCGGCCGACATCGCGACCAGATCCAGCAACGCGGGCTGCCACGGGTCCTGAAGCCGGGACACCGCACCCACCTGACGGTCCGCGGCAAAGGTGTACTGCGCCAGGTCGTTGGTGCCCAGCGAGAGGAACTCCACCTCCTGCAGCACCGAGCGCGCCCGCAGCGCGGCCGACGGAATCTCGACCATGGCACCGAACTTGGCCTGCAGCCCGGCCGTACGGCACGCGTCGGCGAAGGCCTTGGCATCCGCCCGGTCCGCCACCATGGGTGCCATGACCTCGAGGTAGACCGGCAGCCCCTCGGACGCCTTCGCCAGTGCGGTCAGCTGGGTCTGCAGCACGTCGGGGTGATCCAGCAGGCTGCGCAGCCCGCGCACACCCAGCGCCGGGTTCGGCTCGTCCGCCGGCGTCAGGAAGTCCAGCGGCTTGTCCGCACCCGCGTCCAGCACCCGGACCACGACACGGCCTTCGGGGAACGCCTCAAGCACGGCGCGGTACGCCGCGATCTGCTTCTCCTCGGTCGGCGCCTGCTTGCTGTCGTCCAGGAAGAGGAACTCGGTACGGAAGAGACCGACACCCTCGGCACCCGCCTCGACGGCCGCCGGCACGTCGCCGGGCCCGCCGATGTTGGCGAGCAGCGGCACCTTGTGGCCGTCGGACGTCGCGCCGGGACCGGTCGACGCGGACAGCGCGGCCTTGCGCGCGGCGGCGGCGCTCTCCATCTCCGCGCGCTTCTCGGCGCTCGGCTCGACGAAGATCTCGCCGGTGCTGCCGTCCACGGCGATCACGGTTCCCTCGGCCAGCTCACCGGCGCCGGGGAGCGCCACCACGGCGGGCACACCGAGCGCCCGCGCCAGGATCGCGCTGTGGCTCGTCGGCCCGCCCTCCTCGGTGACGAAGCCGAGCACCAGCGTGGGGTCAAGCAGCGCCGTGTCGGCCGGGGCCAGGTCGCGCGCGATCAGCACATAGGGCTCGTCACTGTCCGGGACACCCGGCATCGGCACACCGAGCAGGCGCGCCACGATCCGGTTGCGCACGTCGTCGAGGTCGGCGACGCGGCCAGCCAGGTACTCGCCGGCGCCCGCCAGCAGCGCACGGTAGGACGCGAACGCGTCGTACACACCGCGCTCGGCGGTGCTGCCGACCGCGATACGGCGGTCCACATCTGCCATGAGCTCGGGGTCCTGCGCCATCATGGCCTGGGCCTCCAGCACGTGCTGGGCCTCGCCACCGGCCAGGTTGCCGCGCGCGATGAGGTCGGCCGCCACAGCCTCCACGGCCTGCCGGGCCCGGCCCTGCTCGCGCTCGGCCTCCTCGGCCGGGATCTGCTTGGCCGGCGGTTCGAGCACTGCCGTGCCCATGTGCCGTACCTCGCCGATCGCCACACCGTGGCTGACGCCTACGCCTCGCAGCGTTGTCTGCATTTCACCCGTCTCCGGTTGTGCGGCGGCAGATGCCCCCGCGGTGGATATCCCGTCGGCTGTCACTGCGCCGAACGCGTTACTGCCAGCCGAACAGTGTGTCGCCGACCTTCACGTCGCCGTCCTCGATGACGTCGGACAGCGAATCGGCCGTCGCCTCCAGTGCCACGATGGGGCACACCGGCGACTTGCCGGCCGCCTCGACCGCGACCGGGTCCCAGCGGACGATGCCCTGGCCGCGCGTGACGGTGTCGCCCTTGTTCACGAGCAGCTCGAAGCCCTCGCCGTTGAGCTGGACCGTGTCGATACCGAGGTGGGTCAGCACTCCGTGCCCCTCGCCGTCCACGACCACGAAGGCGTGCGGGTGAAGGGAGACGACGATGCCGTCGACGGGCGAGACGGCCTCGGACGGCTCGCGAACGGGGTCGATGGCGGTACCGGGACCCACCATCGCACCGGAGAAGACCGGGTCGGGTACCGCAGCGAGCCCGATGGCGCGTCCGGCAAGAGGGGACGTCACAGTGGTCATGGGGGCCTCCCAGAGTGGAGCTTCAATGGCGCCGCCGCGGCTGGTAGGAGCACGGCGTACTGCTCAGCAGAGTAAGTCATAAGAAGTCCCGGTTCCGCCCGAGTCCTGGTGGTTCGAGGACCTAGGGGTGTACCGGAAACGATTTGCCTCGACTACCGGCAGCCTGTACTGTCGTACTCCTGCCTGGCCCCAACGCGACTTTGAGTCGGGGGTCGGCGGCGACTATTAAGCCCAGACCCTAACCCGAAATCGGGCACCCGCATGTCTGCGGGGGGCCGGTAAAGGGGAGCGGAAACGGCTGATAGAGTCGGACTCGCCGGAAAGGGAAACGCGAAAGCGAATTCCTCAGGGCGAAAATTGCAAGACATGCGAGGCCCGCTTCGACCGGGAATCGGACACGAAAGAGTCTGATAGAGTCGGAAACGCAAGACCGAAGGGAAGCGCCCGGAGGAAAGCCCCAGAAAATGTTCTGCGGGTGAGTACAAAGGAAGCGTCCGTTCCTTGAGAACTCAACAGCGTGCCAAAAGTCAACGCCAGATATGTTGATACCCCGACCTGCTTCGGCAGGTTCGAGGTTCCTTTGAAAGTCCTAACAGGCCTTTACCGGCCTGGTAGGCAATGAACACAGCGAGGACACAGCGAACGGTCGGTCTTATTCCGACCTGACCGTTCCGCTCTCGTGTGTGTCTACCCGATTACGGGAAAACATTCACGGAGAGTTTGATCCTGGCTCAGGACGAACGCTGGCGGCGTGCTTAACACATGCAAGTCGAACGATGAAGCCTTTCGGGGTGGATTAGTGGCGAACGGGTGAGTAACACGTGGGCAATCTGCCCTTCACTCTGGGACAAGCCCTGGAAACGGGGTCTAATACCGGATAATACTTTCTCTCTCATGGGGGAAGGTTAAAAGCTCCGGCGGTGAAGGATGAGCCCGCGGCCTATCAGCTAGTTGGTGGGGTAATGGCCTACCAAGGCGACGACGGGTAGCCGGCCTGAGAGGGCGACCGGCCACACTGGGACTGAGACACGGCCCAGACTCCTACGGGAGGCAGCAGTGGGGAATATTGCACAATGGGCGAAAGCCTGATGCAGCGACGCCGCGTGAGGGATGACGGCCTTCGGGTTGTAAACCTCTTTCAGCAGGGAAGAAGCGAAAGTGACGGTACCTGCAGAAGAAGCGCCGGCTAACTACGTGCCAGCAGCCGCGGTAATACGTAGGGCGCAAGCGTTGTCCGGAATTATTGGGCGTAAAGAGCTCGTAGGCGGCTTGTTGCGTCGGTTGTGAAAGCCCGGGGCTTAACCCCGGGTCTGCAGTCGATACGGGCAGGCTAGAGTGTGGTAGGGGAGATCGGAATTCCTGGTGTAGCGGTGAAATGCGCAGATATCAGGAGGAACACCGGTGGCGAAGGCGGATCTCTGGGCCATTACTGACGCTGA harbors:
- a CDS encoding NUDIX domain-containing protein; protein product: MKHSHCGSCGTPYASLASPDAWPRTCTACGDTAYRNPLPVAVALLPVTGPDGTGLVVITRTIEPSLGGTALPGGFIDHAEDWRHAVVRELREETGIEAQRDDVRLADALSDPDGHLLLFGLLPERPAAALPPSAPTDETSGYAVLHAPAPLAFPLHTEAVRSWFAGRYR
- a CDS encoding M15 family metallopeptidase, which produces MTGIASAFRVLAATAATLLAVTAAAPVAQAKPEPKAPREFVALRSVDPTIIQEMRYPTGHDFMGTPVDGYRQSLCILTRPAAEALHRAQLRLLRQGYSLKVYDCYRPQRAVDHFVRWAKDLDDETMKGEFYPQVDKTRLFADGYIAEKSGHSRGSTVDLTLVRLPALPTRPYRPGEELVPCYAPQADRFPDNSVDMGTGFDCFDTLSHTDDPRVQGVQRANRQFLKKTLTDAGFVNLAEEWWHYTFKPELFPDTYFDFPVASRSVAGHR
- a CDS encoding glycoside hydrolase family 31 protein — translated: MDGRDLVRSVRLVGSKQGLRTVRSAWRRVRADARALPVRGPERARVPGAVVAAEPGPGGGVVRFARSELRIRVAVGGAVFWGWDGAEPLPSYALPGAAPDADPRAVLEPDKDGGWQVVSERLTVVVSRHGAVELRTPGGVLLRRELPPRWWEPVAGGPARWVQRSEVPADARFFGLGGRAAGPRLRDGVYRLWNTDPGGRFGPEDDPLYLTMPVQMVVSDAGTHLAFHDNPWAGRVTLCEGEEGAGSGHDRPGTSEVRMDGGPLRCWVVAGTPARVLQGWSALTGAPALPPSWALGPQHARWGFGSEQEVRRIVAGYRERGLPLSVLHLDIDHYDAHRVFTVDRERFPDLPGLAKELREDGVRLVSIVDPAVAAVPGDAVFDTGAAAGASGAFVRDARGRTVRGEVWPGECVYPDFTDPRVRTWWGGLYEERLAQGFSGVWHDMNEPVSFAAFGDPTLPLSARHCLEGRGGDHREAHNVYGLAMARAGYEGLRRLRPDERPFLFSRSGWAGMQRYGGTWSGDVATGWPGLRASLALVLGLGLCGVPYSGPDVGGFDGSPSPELYLRWFQLGAYLPLFRTHAAIDAGRREPWEFGPAVLDAAREVLVERERLRPYWVTLAQLARLTGSPYVRPLWWAAPGDRALRECEDAFLLGDALLVAPVLTPGAGQRAVRLPPGRWYDTVSGAVYEGPGQVMVDAPLSRVPVLARAGAVIPVRGADGGLELEVWAPAAGRGGGGSVVRDAGDGWEPSVVERYTSRFADGRVVVERDGEEGLVDCPVRVRGV
- a CDS encoding DUF962 domain-containing protein, which gives rise to MSQQTFDSYEEFWPYYVAMHSRAATRWVHLTGTLTGLTIAAYGLARGRGRYLAALPLIGYGTAWPAHFLIEKNNPATFGHPAWSLRGDAQMIGMMLAGRDHELAETAAKWLADNS
- a CDS encoding acetoacetate--CoA ligase, which gives rise to MTSAADEAPLWQPGPDRIAAAAVTRFQSWAAERHGAPAEGGYASLHRWSVGHLDTFWQAVAEWFDVRFSTPYETVIGDRTMPGAQWFPGATLNYAEHALRTAEDPLRADAPALLHVDETHTQVPLSWSALRRQVGSLAAELRALGVTPGDRVSGYLPNIPQAVVAFLATAAVGGVWTSCAPDFGARSVLDRFQQVEPVVLFTVDGYRYGGKEHHRADTVAELRRELPTLRAVVHIPLLGTDAPEGALDWSALTAADTEPVFEQVPFDHPLWVLYSSGTTGLPKAIVQSQGGILLEHFKQIGLHCDLGPEDRFFWYTSTGWMMWNFLVSGLLTGTTLVLYDGSPGHPDVSAQWRVAEQTGATLFGTSAAYVMACRKAGIHPGRDFDLSRIQCVATTGSPLPPDGFRWLHDEVADDLWIASVSGGTDVCSCFAGAVPTLPVHIGELQAACLGTDLQSWDPAGRPLTGEVGELVVTQPMPSMPIRFWNDPDGSRYRDSYFEMYPGTWRHGDWITITDRGSVVIHGRSDSTLNRQGVRMGSADIYEAVERLPEIRESLVIGLEEPEGGYWMPLFVHLADGAVLDDALRDSIKRTIRENLSPRHVPDEVIEVPGIPHTLTGKRIEVPVKRLLQGTALAKAVNPGSIDNLELLHFYEELARKRR
- a CDS encoding lipid-transfer protein, encoding MSGDVAVLGAGMHPWGKWGRSFVDYGTVAARNALADAGVEWQHVQSVVGADTVRGGYPGYVAGATFAQALGWQGARVTSVYAACASGAQAVNTARAQILAGMADVVLVVGADAAPKGFFAPAGGDRPDDPDWLRFRVLGATNPAYFGLYARRRMALHGDTPEDFALVKVKNAAAGALNPNARYRAPVTAEQVAASAVVADPLRLLDICATSDGAAALVLSSMDFARRHGTADPVRIRAVSTVTPTYPKAVLDLPDIATDSAVAAQSSPLSFRASIAQAAYEEAGIGPGDLSLAEVYDLSTALELEWYEDIGLCPPGEGAGLVRSGATALGGRIPVNPSGGLASFGEAVPAQAIAQVCELTWQLRGAAGERQVPGARAGITANQGLFGHGSAVVAVR
- a CDS encoding zinc ribbon domain-containing protein, producing the protein MPRKRIPVVAGWFTEDGPEEEFRLLGTRCPLCSSVFFPPHKGFCRNPACAGEELAEVPLSRRGTVWSYTDGRYRPPAPYLSDPGVPWQPYTLVAVELAAERMVVLGQAAPGVGVGDLAVGMTVEAVPGVLDTGPGDDDGTVRTTWHWRPVPDGSGEGAA